The window ATAGCTACTAGGTAGCAGGCTCTCCAGTTCTCAATCTGTTCTCATCTGGCTAGGATGGCCACCACATGGCAAAAGAACAGAGGGGCAGCGGGGCAACAAGACCCAAGAAAGAGTCCACAGTTCCCAAACGCACCAAAGTATTTTGTAGCAGAGCCATCGTCAGTGAAGACTGTCACAACTCCAGGCTTTAAGACCTGCAAGGTGGGGACATGGGCAGCCAAGATGCCAAAGGATCCACTCAGGGTGGGGACGTCCACTTGTTTCACGTTGGCTGCATTGTAGAAAACCTGAAAAGAGgagcatgaaagaaaaaaaacttagCTGGAGAGTAGTTTTTGACTCTGAGATACAGAGAAGGAGACGCTGCTACAAAAACTTAGGGTGTTTATTTTAGAACAAAACACAGTGAAAATTCAGTTGCACTTCCAAGCATCTTGATGGCTGGTTTAGGCTTAATGAGAAAATAAACGATGCAGAAACTTTAGTTTCCATCATCACATTTCTAGGAATTTTATATCTCTGTGGGTAGTTTGAACCCAGAGTTCCTCAGCCCTAGTCTGGCACATTTAACAGCCATGTTACTGTGATTCTAATTAAATGTATCGGCCAAGAATTAAaagcaagggttttttccccttcaaatcCCTCATCCATTAAacttgccgggtgaccttgagGCAAGTCATTTCCTTCCTTTAGTCAAAATAAATTTGCAAGGCAGTTGTAAATGCAACAAGGATAAAGGAAAAAGACAGAAGCATGAGATAAAAATATGAGACAGACCGCAGAGAGTTTTTGAAATAACATTATTGTTATTAAACAACATAATTAAAGTACACTATACTAGCAAAGCAATCAAAACTTAGCTCCCTTGCCCCCAGTAACTGATTTAAATCTTTACCATGGGGGAAAAGCACAAATGgtagaaagaaacaaatgagaGCCCATGTCAAAAATCCTCGCTCCGCCATAAAGCTTACTGGGTGGCCATGTCATCACAGCCTGATTTACCTCATATGGTTATTGTGATGATGAATAGgggattaggattgccaactccatattgggaaattcctggagatttgggagtagaacCTGTGGAGCTGGTGAgcggcctcagtggggtataatgccttagagcCCACCCTTGAAAGCTACCATGTTCTCCTGGGACCAATGTAGAAAAAATGCCACCGTGATGGTAACACTAAAATTCCAAATATTTCTAGCAACAGGTTACCATTCCATATTAATTACAATTGTCATTTTCACAAAGATACACAATTCTCAAAGGAATAGTACAACATTTCAAAGTTAAATACAAAGATGGCTAGAGTCTCTTGTTGTTTATCCTTCCAGATTCCTAAAGAGATCCTCCAGCACCTCTGTGACCCTATGAGGGGACCAAATAAATTGCCCATAACTGCTTAAAAACACGCAGCGGACCCAGGGCCAGTGGGCGGGGGTTCCAGAGGCCTcttccagccccccctccccctcctcgtTTTCAGGGGATCGCCTCCCaaagccgccgccccccccctttGCGGTTACCACGGCAATACCTCCGAGGGGGAAGCAAAGGTGAAGGCCATCTGCGCCGAGCCGCCTGCTGCCGGGGCCGCTTCAGCATAATGCCGGGCCGAGCCCCGGAGAGAGCCCAGTGTCAGCGCTCGGCGGAGGGAGTGGGTGAGGCAGCGGCCGGCGGGCAGCATGGTGGCGGAACCAAGGGCAGAGCCGGGACGCGGGGCGCAGAGGACGGCGCTGAGGCACGGACTACAAGTCCCAAGAGGTCCCCGCGCGCAGGAAGAGGAACAGCGCACTAGGAACTCTGGGGGAAAAGAGACGGTTTGGCCCGACCGGCCGTTCAGGAAAGGAAGATTTCCCAGAAGGCTCCGCTCGGGCAAATGCCTGTTTGAAAGGCCGCCGCGGAAAAATGGCTTTGCTCGTTCGCCTTTACCATGACGCCAGCCACCTGGGGAGGGGCTAAACCGAGACTATACTTCCCATAAGGCTCAGCGCCAGCAACCGCCCTCAGCCTCGGCCGGACTACATCTCCCGACATCCCCCTCGCCGCCGGTGACCCGAATAAGGGCCGTCACCCGACTGTTTTGGCTGCCCTGCGATGCGTTAGGAAGACAGGACGCCAGTGCCTAGAAGGCTTTGCGCTGGACACAGAGAGCGCTCGTGATGCTGTAGTTTATGGATGTGTGAAACTCAAATTGGTTTCGTTATCATTTGACTAAAAATAATGTGAAGGTTCTTCCCTAACCCACAGAGAGAAATACCATGGCAATTCAGAGCCCGAACGTCTGGTTTGCAATTTGAGGGGGCGGGACTTAAATAGGAAGTACGAGTAAGCACCACATTTTTATATTTACTTGCAAGATCTTCACAgtgaggatccaaagtggcttacgtggTTCTCCCCtctatttaatcctcacaacaaccctgtgaggtacattagacctagagaatgtgactggcccaaggtcaccctctcAGTGGGAAGGGAGGATTCGACTCTAtggctctcagatcctaatccgaCACTCCACTGCATCACaatccccgcccccgcccccaatcgATCTCTCGTCACTAGCTGTTGTAACCCTCGCCTATTTATGGGCGGCTGATGCCGGGCATTTTCACTCGGAGCACCAAAGAACCGGAAGTTGGTCCGTCACTACACCAATTTCCCGCAGGCACTTCCGGCGTGGTGATGCACCCCTCAGAGTGCGCTTTCAGGGACCGAATGGCTGCGACGCGCCTCGTTTTGATGGCGGTGCTTCTGGCGGCCGTCGCCGCCATCAACGAGACGGCAACGACCTCGTCAGCCACGGTTCCGTCAGAGCACGGGGGCCACAGCCAGGGGGCCGCGCCGGATCCCGCCGCCGCCACCATCACCGCCCCGCTGCCGCCTTCAGGGCTCTTTGGGCTGGGGCTGCCGGCCCTCCGACGCGCCT of the Eublepharis macularius isolate TG4126 chromosome 5, MPM_Emac_v1.0, whole genome shotgun sequence genome contains:
- the ATP5F1D gene encoding ATP synthase subunit delta, mitochondrial; translated protein: MLPAGRCLTHSLRRALTLGSLRGSARHYAEAAPAAGGSAQMAFTFASPSEVFYNAANVKQVDVPTLSGSFGILAAHVPTLQVLKPGVVTVFTDDGSATKYFVSSGSITVNADSSVQLLAEEVAQLDHLDLAAAKSNLEKALSELASASDETAKAEAQIKVEANEALVKALE
- the FAM174C gene encoding protein FAM174C, with the translated sequence MHPSECAFRDRMAATRLVLMAVLLAAVAAINETATTSSATVPSEHGGHSQGAAPDPAAATITAPLPPSGLFGLGLPALRRAFYVFLGLAGLAFVYYLGLRVFRTRKPTRKKYGLLSNSEDNMEMASLESDEETVFETRNLRR